A part of Agrobacterium vitis genomic DNA contains:
- the repC gene encoding plasmid replication protein RepC: MENDYLSSLSEEEMSGNEHQNERHQQNSKSELQFDKNGNDHKTEEPASPALDQRRLAVSLKRLKTLCPQINDYAKDGISEWNDLIRSADTVRTMLGISPDAWLKAKQAMGEQAAAITVAVMLERAEAIRSAGGYLRTLTEKAEQGQFSVYPMLQALEKNLPRSKS, from the coding sequence GTGGAAAACGATTATCTTTCAAGCCTTTCTGAAGAGGAAATGAGCGGCAATGAGCATCAAAATGAGCGGCATCAACAGAATTCAAAATCAGAACTACAATTTGATAAAAACGGCAATGATCATAAAACAGAGGAGCCGGCATCACCTGCCCTCGATCAGCGCAGATTGGCTGTAAGCCTGAAAAGGTTGAAAACGCTTTGCCCGCAAATCAACGACTACGCTAAAGATGGGATTTCCGAATGGAATGACTTGATCAGGTCAGCTGACACTGTGCGGACGATGCTGGGCATCTCCCCTGATGCATGGTTGAAGGCGAAACAAGCGATGGGTGAACAGGCCGCTGCAATTACCGTCGCTGTTATGCTTGAGCGAGCCGAAGCAATTCGTTCCGCAGGTGGTTATCTTCGGACATTGACCGAAAAGGCTGAGCAAGGGCAGTTCAGCGTTTACCCCATGCTTCAAGCGCTCGAGAAAAACCTGCCACGGAGCAAATCGTAA
- the repB gene encoding plasmid partitioning protein RepB: protein MIGKNRKSELRALFSDPGSGARPDTAEPSVPQPTVTGEPRSADTIEEQSPAAPVARAASGAIKAMGLTLSSITREAEEARALRQAIDEGERVISLATDKIDASFVSDRLSDEERDDPDFVALVASMRESGQQVPILVRRHPVDADRYQVAYGHRRLSAAKRLGIAVKALIRPLSDDELVLAQGKENAERRNLTFIERALFAKALADRGFDRKVIGEALSVQKSELSRLIQVAESVPERFARAVGPAPKAGRERWMALGQLLSSEQGQVKAAGLVSTDGFRIAATDERFQKLFDTLSGKAPVERPEPEDIRGPDGRVFARIGRQGRRLKIEFLAEANPGFVDQFETRLAAAYAAYLDGEHD from the coding sequence ATGATTGGAAAAAACCGAAAAAGCGAGTTGCGCGCGCTGTTTTCCGATCCAGGATCGGGGGCACGTCCAGATACTGCGGAACCCTCTGTTCCGCAACCAACGGTGACCGGCGAACCGCGTAGCGCAGACACTATTGAAGAACAGAGCCCCGCAGCGCCAGTGGCGCGCGCAGCCTCAGGGGCGATAAAGGCAATGGGATTGACCTTGTCCTCTATCACCAGAGAGGCGGAAGAAGCGCGTGCTTTGCGCCAGGCGATTGACGAGGGCGAAAGGGTCATTTCCCTTGCTACGGATAAGATCGATGCGTCCTTCGTTTCAGATCGCTTGAGTGATGAGGAAAGAGACGATCCAGATTTCGTCGCGCTGGTTGCCAGCATGCGCGAGAGTGGCCAGCAGGTTCCGATCCTCGTGCGTCGGCATCCCGTTGACGCCGACCGCTATCAGGTTGCCTATGGTCACCGGCGTTTAAGTGCTGCCAAGCGCCTCGGCATTGCCGTCAAGGCGCTTATCCGGCCCTTGAGCGACGACGAGCTTGTGCTGGCTCAAGGCAAGGAAAATGCCGAGCGACGCAATCTCACCTTCATCGAGCGTGCCTTGTTTGCCAAGGCATTGGCCGATCGTGGTTTTGATCGAAAGGTCATCGGCGAGGCGCTTTCGGTGCAAAAAAGCGAGCTGTCGCGGCTTATCCAGGTGGCAGAGAGTGTCCCTGAGCGCTTTGCTCGCGCCGTTGGCCCAGCTCCGAAGGCAGGCCGCGAGAGGTGGATGGCACTTGGCCAATTGCTCTCGAGCGAGCAGGGGCAGGTGAAAGCGGCTGGATTGGTGTCTACAGACGGATTTCGGATCGCAGCCACCGATGAACGGTTTCAAAAACTATTCGATACGCTGTCCGGCAAGGCGCCTGTGGAGCGTCCGGAACCAGAGGACATCAGGGGCCCAGATGGCCGTGTCTTCGCCCGTATCGGACGGCAGGGGCGGCGGCTGAAGATTGAATTTCTGGCGGAAGCCAATCCGGGGTTTGTCGATCAGTTCGAAACGCGTCTGGCGGCTGCTTATGCGGCCTATTTGGACGGCGAACACGACTGA
- a CDS encoding phospholipase D-like domain-containing protein, with the protein MQGFEKASSHHRNGSDQVIRVGHNAWKTGVASKAGFLIDGAQYFRALADALSRAQEQIFIIGWDFNPDIQLIPEDQASPTLGEFLISLVDNNSRLSIHILVWAMGPIYSGKSLRMLGKTELKAHPRIDLRLDTRHAVRGSHHQKMVVIDDALAFIGGIDLTAKRWDTPEHRADQPLRRTPKGERYEPVHDVQMAVDGEAAEVAAEIARRRWWQATGEDLVRPRCYFHSFPPAARYVLRNCDIAFARTEPAIRRSTSVRETLQLTLDCLSRAERLIYIESQYFASKDVADLLAARLSEPDGPEVVLISTLNSHGFLERKVLGENRDRMIRKLRQADRFGRFRAFYPVVPDESRDDKCEEVLVHAKLIIVDDVFIRVGSSNLNQRSVGLDTELDVAIEMHSDKERQILTDMRNGLLGEHLGLPSADLAKAQDEAGSLVRALDRVNIGARGLRSFPVGDEHGKTSLHFATGLVDPKAPWWPLQLVSIPFSMLKKIRRMAMSKAGLSRADGSQRRMSANNS; encoded by the coding sequence ATGCAGGGTTTCGAGAAGGCCAGCAGCCATCACCGCAATGGATCGGATCAGGTGATCAGAGTAGGTCATAATGCCTGGAAGACGGGTGTTGCATCTAAAGCGGGATTTCTGATCGATGGTGCGCAATATTTTCGTGCGCTTGCGGATGCTCTGTCCCGTGCTCAGGAACAGATATTCATCATCGGTTGGGACTTTAACCCTGACATCCAGCTTATACCGGAAGATCAAGCTTCACCCACATTAGGTGAGTTCCTCATTTCGCTTGTCGACAACAATAGCCGTCTTTCCATTCACATTCTTGTCTGGGCGATGGGCCCTATCTATTCTGGAAAATCCCTGCGCATGCTCGGGAAAACCGAACTTAAAGCGCATCCGAGGATAGATTTGCGGCTCGATACGCGGCATGCCGTTCGAGGTTCTCATCATCAGAAAATGGTGGTTATCGATGATGCGCTGGCGTTTATTGGCGGCATCGATCTTACGGCCAAGCGGTGGGATACGCCCGAGCACCGGGCCGATCAACCTTTACGTCGCACGCCTAAAGGCGAACGGTATGAGCCGGTTCACGATGTTCAGATGGCTGTTGACGGCGAAGCAGCCGAAGTCGCGGCTGAAATCGCCAGGCGCCGGTGGTGGCAGGCGACGGGTGAAGATCTGGTGCGTCCACGCTGCTATTTTCATTCTTTTCCGCCGGCTGCACGTTATGTCTTGAGAAATTGTGACATCGCTTTTGCGCGGACCGAACCGGCAATTCGTAGAAGCACATCCGTTCGGGAGACGCTCCAACTCACCCTTGATTGCCTGTCACGGGCAGAGAGGCTTATCTATATAGAAAGCCAATATTTTGCCTCGAAAGATGTCGCCGATCTTTTGGCGGCTCGATTGAGTGAGCCGGATGGCCCTGAGGTTGTGTTGATTTCGACGCTAAATTCGCATGGATTTCTTGAAAGAAAAGTACTGGGCGAAAATCGTGATAGAATGATCCGCAAGCTTAGACAGGCCGATCGGTTTGGTCGGTTTCGTGCTTTCTATCCAGTTGTCCCGGATGAGAGCCGCGATGATAAGTGCGAGGAAGTTTTGGTCCATGCCAAATTGATTATCGTCGATGATGTTTTCATTCGCGTCGGGTCGTCGAATCTGAACCAGAGGTCGGTTGGCCTTGATACGGAACTTGATGTCGCCATCGAAATGCATAGCGACAAAGAACGACAGATCTTGACCGACATGCGAAACGGCCTGCTTGGTGAGCATCTTGGTCTGCCGAGTGCTGATTTGGCAAAAGCGCAGGACGAGGCCGGATCATTGGTGCGTGCCTTGGATCGAGTGAATATTGGAGCGCGTGGACTGCGATCTTTTCCGGTAGGCGACGAGCATGGCAAGACAAGCTTGCATTTTGCAACAGGACTTGTTGACCCCAAAGCACCCTGGTGGCCTTTGCAATTGGTTTCTATTCCATTTTCAATGCTGAAGAAAATCCGGCGCATGGCAATGTCGAAGGCGGGACTGAGCCGGGCCGATGGCTCGCAGCGGCGGATGTCTGCCAACAACAGTTGA
- a CDS encoding ethanolamine ammonia-lyase subunit EutB: MASYSIILGRQRHVFDDLKSLMACASPPKSGDQLAGIAASSNERRVAARYVLADLPLKTFLQDMLIPYETDEVTRLIVDSHDVAAFALVSHMTVGQFRDWLLSYEATSEVLAALAPGLTPEMVAAVSKLMRNHDLITVAAKCSVITAFRSTIGLSGRLSSRLQPNHPTDDPEGVAGSTLDGLLYGVGDAVIGINPASDNLEACIRLMHLFDKLRDRFEIPTQSCVLTHVTTSIQAIEAGAPLDLVFQSVAGTQAANHGFGVDLAVLREGREAALSLKRGTVGDNVMYLETGQGSALSADAHHGVDEQTLEVRAYAVAREVKPLLVNTVVGFIGPEYLYDAKQIIRAGLEDHFCGKLLGVPMGVDVCYTNHAEADQDDMDNLMVLLTVAGVNFLIAVPGADDVMLNYQSLSYHDIVGLRHQFNRPPAPEFEAWLKRMGMIDRSGRLAPLPHSNAFSRNLLSYKASA; this comes from the coding sequence ATGGCATCTTATTCGATCATCCTTGGGCGGCAACGCCATGTATTCGACGATCTGAAAAGCCTGATGGCCTGCGCTTCGCCGCCAAAGTCCGGGGATCAATTGGCAGGGATTGCCGCAAGCAGCAATGAACGCCGGGTCGCGGCCCGCTATGTGCTTGCCGATCTTCCCTTGAAGACCTTTCTTCAGGACATGCTGATTCCCTATGAGACCGACGAGGTTACCCGGCTGATCGTCGATAGCCATGACGTTGCGGCGTTTGCGCTGGTCTCTCATATGACTGTTGGTCAATTTCGTGACTGGCTGCTGTCTTATGAGGCAACAAGCGAGGTTTTGGCGGCGCTTGCCCCCGGATTGACACCGGAAATGGTGGCGGCTGTTTCCAAGTTGATGCGTAATCACGACCTGATCACGGTTGCGGCGAAATGCAGCGTTATCACCGCGTTTCGCTCGACAATTGGGCTTTCGGGCCGGCTTTCCAGCCGGTTGCAGCCAAATCATCCGACCGACGATCCGGAGGGGGTGGCTGGCTCGACCTTGGACGGCCTGCTTTATGGCGTAGGGGATGCGGTGATCGGCATCAATCCGGCCAGTGATAATCTCGAAGCCTGCATAAGGTTGATGCATCTGTTCGACAAACTCAGGGACCGTTTCGAAATACCGACACAGTCCTGTGTCCTGACCCATGTGACAACCTCGATCCAGGCGATCGAGGCAGGCGCGCCGCTTGATCTCGTCTTTCAATCGGTGGCGGGGACACAGGCTGCCAATCACGGGTTTGGCGTCGATCTCGCGGTTTTACGCGAGGGGCGCGAGGCGGCGCTATCATTGAAACGCGGCACCGTTGGCGACAATGTCATGTATCTTGAGACCGGGCAGGGCAGCGCGTTGTCGGCTGATGCCCATCATGGCGTCGATGAACAGACGCTTGAGGTGCGGGCCTATGCCGTGGCGCGGGAGGTCAAACCGCTGCTGGTCAATACGGTGGTCGGCTTCATCGGGCCGGAATATCTTTACGATGCCAAGCAGATTATCCGCGCCGGACTGGAAGATCATTTCTGTGGCAAATTGCTGGGCGTGCCGATGGGCGTCGATGTCTGTTATACCAACCATGCCGAAGCCGATCAGGATGACATGGACAACCTGATGGTGCTCCTGACCGTCGCAGGCGTGAATTTCCTGATTGCCGTGCCGGGTGCAGACGACGTCATGCTCAATTATCAAAGCCTATCCTATCATGATATTGTCGGTCTTCGTCACCAGTTCAACCGTCCACCCGCACCGGAGTTCGAAGCGTGGCTGAAGCGGATGGGGATGATCGATCGGTCCGGTCGATTGGCGCCATTGCCCCATTCCAACGCCTTTTCCCGCAACCTTCTGTCTTACAAGGCATCGGCATGA
- the repC gene encoding plasmid replication protein RepC: MERAATTPFGGGRMSGRVLARQARIGERQAELRQTEGTNSSGRADKWQLLRALTEARAVYGLGDRTICLLEALVSFTTERELDGREPVIVFPSNRELAFRARGMAPATIRRHLAYLVEAGMIFRRDSANGKRYCRRDETGEIEDAFGFDLAPFVLKAEEIYSAAESARAEAKQFRALRGEVTVLSRDISKIITLALEEGRAGDWESYLLRYQTFCKTRTRMKFSSDMQTLAQEAA; encoded by the coding sequence ATGGAACGAGCTGCAACAACGCCCTTTGGCGGCGGACGGATGTCCGGTCGCGTCCTGGCGCGACAAGCACGCATTGGCGAACGCCAAGCGGAACTGCGGCAAACCGAAGGCACAAACTCTTCTGGTCGCGCTGACAAATGGCAATTGCTTCGCGCCTTAACGGAGGCGCGTGCTGTCTATGGTCTGGGTGACAGGACGATTTGCCTGCTTGAAGCGCTTGTCAGCTTCACCACCGAGCGCGAACTGGATGGCCGGGAACCCGTTATCGTCTTTCCATCCAACCGGGAATTGGCTTTTCGAGCAAGAGGAATGGCGCCAGCGACCATACGCAGGCACTTGGCCTACCTTGTCGAGGCAGGCATGATCTTTCGGCGTGATAGCGCCAATGGCAAGCGCTATTGCCGCAGAGACGAAACTGGAGAAATCGAGGATGCATTCGGCTTCGATCTAGCACCGTTTGTGCTGAAAGCAGAAGAAATCTACAGCGCAGCCGAAAGCGCCCGTGCTGAAGCCAAGCAGTTCCGTGCCTTGCGAGGAGAAGTCACTGTTTTATCCCGCGACATTTCCAAGATAATCACTCTCGCGCTTGAAGAGGGGCGAGCAGGGGACTGGGAAAGCTATTTGCTTCGCTATCAGACTTTTTGCAAAACACGCACAAGAATGAAATTCAGCAGCGATATGCAAACATTGGCGCAAGAAGCTGCGTGA
- a CDS encoding lipocalin-like domain-containing protein, whose amino-acid sequence MSVNIRRFMVFALVLLLGGNPVFAQGFAGLGAKAGDGFALPQPGQPLAFPMDHGPHPNYRIEWWYVTANLTGPDGRDYGIQWTLFRSALKPGEAEGWNSPQIWMGHAALTTADHHYAAEKFARGGIGQAGVALAPFSAWIDDWSLTAGPQAENTGDALSSLTMKAKGVDFSYDLSLHATGPLVAQGDHGYSVKSSEGQASYYYSQPFYAVNGVLNLPNGPVPVTGKAWLDREWSSQPLSADQKGWDWFSLHFENGAKLMGYHLRGKGDDYTVSTWITPEGVPEPMRPGALKLTVLKQMQVAGRTMPVEWQLELPEKAMSIRTTPVNAQSWMPLAFPYWEGPIRFSGSHAGAGYLEMTGY is encoded by the coding sequence ATGAGCGTTAACATCCGTCGGTTCATGGTTTTCGCTCTTGTGCTGCTGCTTGGCGGTAATCCGGTTTTTGCCCAGGGCTTTGCCGGTCTTGGTGCCAAGGCTGGCGACGGCTTCGCGTTGCCGCAGCCAGGCCAGCCGCTTGCCTTTCCAATGGATCATGGTCCGCACCCCAATTACCGGATCGAGTGGTGGTATGTGACGGCCAATCTGACCGGGCCGGACGGGCGCGATTACGGGATCCAATGGACGCTGTTTCGTTCGGCATTGAAACCGGGCGAGGCCGAGGGCTGGAACAGCCCACAAATCTGGATGGGCCATGCGGCTTTGACCACGGCGGACCATCATTATGCTGCGGAAAAGTTTGCGCGTGGAGGAATAGGCCAGGCGGGCGTGGCGCTTGCGCCGTTTTCCGCCTGGATCGACGATTGGTCGCTCACGGCAGGGCCTCAGGCCGAAAACACTGGCGATGCCTTGTCCTCCTTGACCATGAAGGCCAAAGGCGTCGATTTTTCCTACGATCTATCGCTACATGCCACCGGTCCGCTGGTGGCACAGGGCGATCATGGTTACTCGGTGAAATCTTCGGAAGGGCAGGCGAGCTATTATTATTCCCAACCCTTCTATGCGGTGAATGGTGTCTTGAACCTGCCGAATGGCCCTGTCCCGGTAACCGGTAAGGCCTGGCTGGACCGGGAATGGTCTTCTCAACCGCTCTCCGCCGACCAAAAAGGCTGGGATTGGTTCTCTCTTCACTTTGAGAATGGCGCAAAACTGATGGGTTATCATCTGCGTGGCAAGGGTGACGATTATACCGTCTCTACCTGGATAACGCCGGAAGGTGTGCCGGAGCCGATGCGGCCCGGCGCACTCAAGCTGACGGTGTTAAAGCAAATGCAGGTTGCGGGTCGCACTATGCCAGTGGAGTGGCAATTGGAATTGCCTGAAAAAGCCATGTCGATCCGTACAACGCCCGTGAATGCGCAAAGCTGGATGCCGCTGGCCTTTCCCTATTGGGAGGGTCCGATCCGCTTTTCGGGTAGTCATGCTGGTGCGGGCTATCTTGAAATGACCGGGTATTGA
- a CDS encoding ABC transporter permease — MLRTAFLALLSHWRRKPLQLAMLLLGLSLATALWSGVQAINAEARASYARAATMLGQNRLSDIKSKDGKPISISTYVTLRRAGLLVSPVVEGEMRLGTFRLRLIGIDPLTIPSVAQPVDLRGDGNINRFLLPPGQIAVSQATADALQGQSLPPLNIVKDLPFGTGFTDIGRAQALLAQRDGLTRLIVSPEQPISQPQLAALAPDLRLKSPDGEGDLARLTDSFHLNLTAFGLLSFVVGLFIVYAAVRLAFEQRRPTFRTLRSLGLSASALMLLLFLELLVFALAAGVAGVALGYVVASVLLPDVALTLRGLYGADVPGTLAFRPQWWATGIGIAVVGTLASAGQSLWQVWRMPLLAPAQPRAWALASERAWFLQALASSVLFAATLILMKFGNGLVAGFATLGALLLASALALPVVLVPVLRLMQFLARRPVWQWFWADTRQQLPSLSLALMALLLALSANVGVGTMVSSFRLTFVGWLDQRLAAELYVTARNDGEAERLQTWLAPRVKAVLPIWNAQGEVGGKTVVIHGVVDDATYRDHWPMIAATPDVWDRLARGEGALINEQMMRHEALAVGDKITLPGGWKTRILGVYSDYGNPNEDVIVAQSELVSRFSDLSRLRFGLRIRPEQTGALREALMTEFGLPPDNVVDQAVIKARSLAIFEKTFAVTAALNVLTLGVAGLAMFASLMTLSGMRLPQIAPVWAMGLTRRAITGLELARTLILAGFTLVAALPVGLGLAWVLLAVVNVEAFGWRLPMHVFPVQWLWLGGFALLASLLSALVPLAGIARLKPSDLLKVFANER, encoded by the coding sequence ATGCTGCGCACGGCTTTTCTGGCTTTGCTGTCGCATTGGCGGCGCAAGCCGCTTCAATTGGCGATGCTGCTTCTCGGTCTGTCGCTGGCGACAGCACTTTGGTCGGGGGTGCAGGCGATCAATGCCGAGGCGCGAGCCTCTTATGCGCGGGCCGCCACCATGCTGGGGCAAAACCGCCTGTCAGACATCAAGAGCAAGGATGGCAAGCCCATCTCCATCTCGACCTATGTCACGCTGCGGCGAGCGGGGCTGCTGGTTTCCCCGGTTGTTGAGGGGGAAATGCGACTTGGCACGTTTCGCCTGCGGCTGATCGGCATAGATCCCCTGACGATCCCGTCCGTGGCCCAGCCTGTCGATTTGCGCGGTGATGGCAATATCAATCGTTTCCTTTTGCCGCCGGGGCAGATCGCGGTTTCGCAAGCCACCGCAGATGCCCTTCAGGGGCAATCGCTGCCGCCACTTAATATCGTCAAGGATCTGCCTTTCGGGACTGGCTTTACCGATATTGGCCGGGCGCAAGCCTTATTGGCACAGCGGGATGGGTTGACCCGGCTGATCGTCTCGCCTGAACAGCCGATTTCACAACCGCAACTGGCGGCATTGGCGCCTGATCTGCGCCTGAAATCCCCTGATGGCGAAGGGGATCTTGCCCGGTTGACGGACAGTTTTCATCTCAACCTGACGGCCTTCGGACTGCTGTCCTTCGTTGTCGGCCTGTTCATCGTCTATGCGGCGGTGCGGCTGGCTTTCGAGCAGAGACGGCCCACCTTTCGCACGCTTCGCTCTCTCGGTCTCTCGGCCAGCGCCTTGATGCTCCTGCTTTTCCTGGAGCTGCTGGTCTTTGCATTGGCTGCGGGCGTTGCGGGCGTGGCGCTTGGCTATGTCGTTGCCTCTGTCTTGCTGCCGGATGTGGCGCTGACCCTCAGGGGCCTTTATGGCGCCGATGTTCCCGGCACGCTGGCTTTTCGGCCCCAATGGTGGGCGACAGGGATCGGTATTGCGGTTGTCGGCACGCTAGCGTCCGCCGGGCAAAGTCTCTGGCAAGTCTGGCGCATGCCTCTGCTGGCCCCGGCCCAGCCACGCGCCTGGGCTTTAGCCTCGGAACGCGCCTGGTTTCTCCAGGCACTGGCTTCGTCAGTGCTATTTGCGGCAACGCTGATTTTGATGAAATTCGGCAATGGCCTGGTGGCTGGTTTTGCCACGTTGGGAGCGCTCTTGCTGGCCTCGGCGTTGGCCTTGCCGGTCGTTTTGGTGCCGGTGCTGCGGCTGATGCAGTTCCTGGCAAGGCGACCTGTTTGGCAATGGTTCTGGGCCGATACCCGACAGCAATTGCCCAGCCTGTCCCTGGCTTTGATGGCGCTTCTTCTGGCGCTATCGGCTAATGTCGGGGTGGGAACCATGGTGTCCAGCTTTCGCCTGACCTTTGTCGGCTGGCTGGATCAAAGATTGGCCGCTGAGCTATACGTGACGGCGCGCAACGATGGCGAGGCCGAGCGTTTGCAGACCTGGCTTGCCCCTCGGGTGAAGGCTGTGCTGCCGATCTGGAATGCGCAAGGAGAGGTCGGCGGCAAAACCGTGGTTATTCATGGCGTGGTCGATGATGCGACCTACCGTGATCATTGGCCGATGATTGCCGCCACGCCGGATGTGTGGGACAGGCTGGCGCGGGGTGAGGGGGCGTTGATCAATGAACAGATGATGCGCCACGAGGCCTTGGCGGTGGGTGACAAGATCACGCTGCCCGGTGGCTGGAAGACCCGTATTCTCGGCGTCTATTCCGATTACGGCAATCCCAATGAGGATGTGATTGTCGCCCAATCGGAATTGGTCAGCCGCTTTTCCGATCTCTCGCGCCTCCGGTTTGGACTGCGGATACGGCCTGAGCAGACCGGCGCTCTGCGTGAGGCTTTGATGACCGAATTCGGCTTGCCGCCCGATAACGTCGTGGATCAGGCGGTGATCAAGGCGCGATCACTGGCGATTTTCGAAAAGACCTTCGCCGTTACAGCCGCTCTGAATGTATTGACGCTGGGGGTGGCTGGGCTTGCGATGTTTGCTAGCCTTATGACGCTGTCAGGCATGCGGTTGCCGCAGATCGCTCCCGTCTGGGCAATGGGTTTGACCCGTCGCGCGATAACCGGGCTGGAGCTTGCCCGCACTCTTATCCTTGCGGGTTTTACACTCGTTGCCGCGCTGCCTGTAGGGCTTGGGCTGGCCTGGGTTCTGTTAGCGGTGGTCAATGTCGAGGCTTTTGGTTGGCGCTTGCCAATGCATGTCTTTCCTGTCCAGTGGCTGTGGTTGGGAGGGTTTGCACTGTTGGCTTCGTTGCTCTCGGCCCTGGTACCACTTGCTGGTATTGCCCGATTGAAGCCATCGGATTTATTGAAAGTCTTTGCCAATGAGCGTTAA
- a CDS encoding ABC transporter ATP-binding protein — protein sequence MVLVLDAVKKTYRTSEGPLEVLKGVSLTLAAGRTMALTGESGSGKSTLLHLAGGLDSADAGKLCVDGEDIDTLDDKGRARLRRGTVGLIFQQFNLIPSLDVRANLAFHARLGERYDGQWQTELTERLGLSALLARYPEQLSGGQQQRVAIGRTLAVRPKLVLADEPTGNLDEETGNAVMALMLSLVRETGAALLMVTHSPRLASMLDENLHLRAGRVA from the coding sequence ATGGTGCTGGTACTGGATGCAGTGAAAAAAACATACCGCACATCGGAAGGTCCTTTGGAGGTTCTCAAAGGTGTCAGCCTGACACTGGCCGCAGGGCGAACCATGGCATTGACCGGGGAATCCGGCAGCGGCAAAAGTACATTGCTTCATCTGGCGGGCGGGCTGGACAGCGCCGATGCCGGGAAGCTCTGCGTGGATGGTGAAGATATCGATACGCTTGACGATAAAGGTCGGGCCCGGTTGCGTCGTGGCACAGTTGGGTTGATTTTTCAGCAGTTCAACTTGATCCCTTCGCTGGATGTACGAGCCAATCTGGCCTTTCATGCCCGGCTGGGTGAGCGTTACGATGGCCAATGGCAGACGGAATTGACGGAACGTTTGGGGCTTTCCGCGCTTTTGGCGCGCTATCCCGAGCAGCTCTCCGGCGGCCAGCAACAGCGTGTCGCCATCGGTCGGACACTTGCGGTTCGGCCAAAGCTGGTTCTGGCTGACGAGCCGACGGGCAATCTCGATGAAGAGACAGGCAATGCGGTTATGGCCTTGATGCTATCTCTGGTACGGGAGACGGGGGCAGCCTTGTTGATGGTGACACATTCCCCCCGGTTGGCGTCCATGCTGGATGAAAACTTGCATTTGCGTGCCGGGCGGGTGGCCTGA
- the eutC gene encoding ethanolamine ammonia-lyase subunit EutC — protein MSNSVDFDPFARFRSATRARIGLGRAGDAMPTQAVLEFQLAHARARDAVHGEVDFEKLATALAPIETVLVHSLAKDRATYLTRPDLGRMPDSHDLPAPGKTYEIAFIIADGLSAAAVERHAVPVYQATVRRLGGFSVAPVILGKQARVAFGDEAAAAFGAQVAIVLIGERPGLSVPDSLGAYITFAPRKGRRDSERNCISNIHDDGLSYESAAEKISWLVKEALRLKLSGVDLKENAADGLSLSHNMKSST, from the coding sequence ATGAGCAATTCCGTCGATTTTGACCCCTTTGCAAGGTTCAGAAGCGCCACTCGGGCGCGCATCGGACTTGGCCGGGCAGGCGATGCGATGCCGACACAGGCCGTACTGGAATTTCAACTGGCCCATGCCAGGGCGCGTGATGCCGTCCACGGGGAAGTGGATTTCGAAAAACTCGCCACGGCGCTTGCCCCCATTGAAACTGTGCTGGTCCACTCACTGGCAAAAGATCGAGCGACCTACCTGACCCGCCCCGACCTTGGGCGCATGCCGGATAGCCATGACCTTCCGGCACCGGGCAAGACCTACGAAATCGCCTTCATCATTGCCGATGGCCTTTCGGCAGCGGCGGTGGAGCGCCATGCCGTTCCGGTCTACCAGGCCACGGTGCGCCGGCTCGGCGGTTTCTCAGTTGCCCCGGTCATCCTTGGAAAACAAGCGCGTGTCGCTTTTGGCGATGAAGCCGCGGCGGCTTTCGGAGCGCAAGTGGCTATTGTCCTGATTGGAGAGCGGCCCGGCCTTAGCGTTCCCGATAGTCTTGGCGCCTATATCACCTTTGCACCGCGTAAAGGACGGCGCGATAGTGAGCGCAACTGCATTTCCAATATTCATGACGACGGATTGTCTTACGAATCGGCGGCGGAAAAGATTTCCTGGCTGGTGAAGGAAGCCTTACGGTTGAAACTCTCAGGTGTCGACCTGAAGGAAAATGCGGCGGATGGGCTCTCGCTCTCACACAACATGAAATCGTCGACCTAA